From one Dermacentor andersoni chromosome 1, qqDerAnde1_hic_scaffold, whole genome shotgun sequence genomic stretch:
- the LOC140215354 gene encoding uncharacterized protein, translating into MPKNQNTLACYLDKKTRTTQDMHFSAPSQLPKVTQTQATSGTRLYHCSAAEIAFTTGFATAVSQHVGDNAYEIIGPDHESPQGANNISVAEVSPIPLGSYQDR; encoded by the exons atgccaaaaaatcaaaatacattggcatgttatttggacaagaaaacta ggacaacccaggacatgcatttctcagcacccagtcaactgccaaaagtgactcaaacacaggccacca gtggaactcggctgtaccactgcagtgctgcggaaattgccttcaccaccggctttgcaacagctgtttcgcagcatgtcg gagacaatgcctacgaaattattggccctgatcatgagagccctcaaggtgcaaacaacatctctgttgcagaagtgagcccgataccacttggaagttaccaggacagatga